TCCTCGCGGAGCTGGTGCGCATTGGCCACGAGGCCCATTTCGAGGCGCTGGAGACCGCGTTCCAGGGCGCGAAGCCCACGCCCGCGGACCAGGTGCGCGCGCTGGTTCATGCGCACACGCGCGTCCACGCGGAGCATCCGCAGCTCGCGTTGGTGGTGAACGAGGAGTTCTACGCGCTGAGCCTGGAGCTGGCGGCGCCCGCGCAAGCGCTGCGGGACAAGGCCAACGCCATGTTGCTGGACGCCATCCAGCGCGGCATGGCCCAGGGACAGTTCTCCCCGCTCCATCCTCACATCACCGCCGCGGCGATTGTGGGCATGGGCTCTCGCATCCCCCACTGGTTCGAACCCGGCGGCCCCATCGCGGTGGAGACCCTGGCGAAGACCCACGCCGAGCTGGCGCTGCGGATGCTGGGAAGTGTCTCCGGCGCGTGAGGCCGCACGCCCCGCGCGCTCGACAGGACTCGGCGACACGGCCGGTTGCTGCCCTTTGAATTTTCCCAACACGCTCGCGTCAGCAGGCGCATCCACCGCAACGGCGGATCCTTCCTCACGCTGGATACCCTCACATGACCACTCGCATGCTCTCGAAGCTCACGGCGCTCTCCCTCACCCTGTCCGCTCCCGCCTTCGCTAGCGCCGACGATGTCGAACAGGCCCAGGAGGACCGGGGCTTCGCGCTGGGACTGCGGGCGGGCTACGGAGTCCCACTGGGGCACGCCGCGGGCTCCGAGCTCGGCGAAACCCCCAAGATGAGCGAGGTGTTCAAGAGCGCCATCCCCTTGCAGGTGGAGGCGGGATACTTCTTCAACTCGAATGTCTACCTGGGGGCCTACTTTCAGTACGCGCCCGTGCTGCTCGCCGAGGACTGCGAATCGGACGTCAGTTGCTCCGCCGATCAGATGCGCTTCGGCATCAACGCGTCCTACCACTTCCGGGCGGGAGAGAAGCTCAGGCCCTGGATGGGCCTGGGCATCGGCTACGAGATGCTCAACCTGAAAGTATCCTCGAGCGAGGCCGGCGTGGAGGCCACCATTGGCACGGGCGTCCGCGGCATCGAGTTCGCCGCCCTCCAGGCCGGCGCCGACTATCGCATCAACGACACGTTCTCCATCGGGCCCTACCTGTCGCTGGCGGCCGGCGTCTACCAGTCGTCGACCTCCAGCATGGAGATGAAGAACGTGCCCATCATTGGTGATGTCTCCGAGTCGGAGTCGGAGAGCATCGACAACAAGACGGTCCACGCCTGGCTGTCCGGCGGCGTGCGGGCGCAGTTCCGCTTCTAGGCCGCGCCCACCTCAGTCCAGCAGGTGCGGGTTGCGCAGGATGAGCAACCCCGCCTGCACGGTGGCGGCGTAGTCGTTGAGGTGCCCGGCGCCGATGAGCGCCGTCACGTCACGGCTGCCCCCCGCGGTGAGCGCGGCATCCACCTTCTCGCTGCCCTGGTTGTACGCGGCGAGCGCCAGCCGCCAGTCGCCATAGCGCGCGTGCAGGTCCGACAGCAGCGCGGCGGCGGCCTGGGACTCACGCGCCACGTCCAGCCGCTCGTCGCGCGCCTCACTCACCTCCAGCCCGTAGCGCCGCGCCGTCTCCGGGATGAACATCCACACGCCCGCGCCGCGCAAGCCCGGCGCCAGCGAGGGCCGGCCATCCGTCTCCGGCATGTTCGTCGCGGCGGACTCGACGACGGCCACGGCCAGCAGTCCCTCGGGCAGCCCCTTGTCACGCAGCGGCGCGGAGAGCGCCTCCCGCTGCGTCACCAGGTTCGCCAGCGCGCGCTTCATGAACGCGCGCCCTTTCTCCGAACCGGTGAGCGCGTTGAGCCGCGCCAACACATGCGCGTCCACCACCACCGGCAAATCTCCCTCCGGCTGGCTGGACCGGGCGAGCGCCTGCGCCTCCGCGAGCGTCACCGCGCGGCCCTGCGCCACGCCTTGTGACAGCGCCGCGAGCGGCACCAGGACGAGACACAACGCGGCCAGGAGCACGGAAACACCCTGGGCACGGGCGGGACGAGGCTGGAAGAGCATCTGGATTCTCCGGGTGGTGGGGTGGGACATGCCGGTGACACCGGCGGGAAGGGGGGACTCGGGCCGCACAGACAAGGCCGCCTGGAGCAGGCACCGCGCGTAGGCCTGCGCCTGGGCCCGACCAGTGGCCACCAGCGCTTCGTCACACGCCAGCTCCTGGAGCGAGGCCATCCACCGGGACAGGGCATATGCGCCCGGATGCCAGAAGAAGGCGCCCGTGAGGACGAGCCGCGCGAAGGCCCAGTGCGTGTCGCGCTGACGGTGGTGCTGAAGCTCGTGAAGCACCGTCAGCCGGAAGGACTCCGCGTCCTCCAGCAGCGCGGGCGGCACCACCACCCACGCGGAAGGCTGACGCCCGGCGCGAGGAAACCACGCGGAGAAGGCCGGCATGCCCGCCCCCCCCAGCACCACGGCGACGCGCCCCACGCCGCGCACGCGGGGCAGCGACTCCAACTGACGCAGCAGGCGCGCATGCCGCACCAGCGCCCGTGTAATGAAGGCGCCTCCTCCCACCAAGAGCGCCAGCGCCGCCGCGGGCAGCACGGGCGGCAGCGCTGGCGCGGACTCCCGAGCCCGCGCAGGCTCCGCCACCGGACGCGGCTCCCACAAGGGCGCGGGCAGCCGCCCCGCGTGGCGCGCCACGGAACGCTCGAAGGTGAAGCGGGGCCCGGTGGGCACCAGCGCGTGCACGGCCGCGGCCAACAACGGCAGCACCAGCGCGAGCAGCAACACGCCACGCGCCACCTTCAAGGACTGCCGCGCCGACAGGGGACGGCCCAGCCGCGACAGCAGCGTCAGCGCCAGCCAGGCCAGCGGCGGCGCCACGGCGAGCAGCAGCGCCTGCGTCAGATAGAGCGACGCGAGTTCACGCAGCGCGGCGCTCACGGCTTGCGCCCCTTCGCGTCGAGCAACTTGCGGAGCTGGTCCACGTCCGAGGCGGACAGGGGCACTGCCTCCACCAGCCGCGCCACCAGCGCGGAGGGCGTGCCGTCGAACACCGTCTCCACCAGGTGGCGCACGCTCTGCGCCTCATAGGCGTCGCGCGGCAACACCGCCGAGTACAGGTGGCCACGGCCCTGCTTGCGGCTGTGCACCACGCCCTTCTGCTCCAGGATGCGCAGCACCGTGGAGACGGACGTGTACGCCAGCGCGCGCTCCGGCGGCAGCGCGGCGAGCACGTCCGCCACACTCACCTCACCGAGGCGCCAGACGATGTGCATCAACTCCAGCTCCACCGGCGTCAACGGCCGTGGAGCCACTTCGGGCTCAGGCTTGCGAGTCACGAGCGAACCTCCGTGACGCGCAAACTACTAAGAGATTAGTTCCAAATCAACTAACCACTTAGTTGCTCACTGATGGAGTTCCTGTCCCTACACACCGAGCGCCTCCCGCAGCTCCGGCAGGCGCCGCGACCGCACCGCGCCGTAGACGAACCGGTCCGGACGCAGCACCACCACGTCCGCGGCGTGCTTGGAGAACCAGTCCGCCAGCTTTCCGGTGACGTCCACCACCGCGGGTGCCTCCTCGGAGGCCTCGTCCACCGCCTCCGCCGGAGGATGGAACGTCATCATGCGGCCACCCAGCGACTCGGCCAGCGCGCGCGCTGCCTCCAACTCCGCCGACGGCGCGTTGCCCCGGCACAGCACCGTGAATTCATTGCCCAGGGTGTCGTCCAGCAGGACCTCCTCACCCGACGGCAGCTTCACGCGCGGCTGGATGAAGTACTCGCCCTTGTCGCCGAAGTAGTAGCCGCTCGCGTGCGCCGGGGCCTCCTTGAACTCGAAGCCCTCGATGAACTTGCGCACCCGGGGGATGCGCTGAAGGGTGCGCAGCAGCGCGTCACGCGCGGAGGCCACCAGGGGGTTGCGCGCCAGGAACAGGTGCCCCACCCGCACACACAGCTTCTGCACCGCCTCCACATGCGGCCGGCGCTCCTGCTCATAGGTGTCCAGCAGCGACGCGGAGGACTGCCCGTGCAGCACGCGCTTCAGCTTCCACGCCAGGTTGGATGCATCCCGCATCCCCGACACCAGGCCCTGGCCCATGAAGGGCGGCATGGTGTGCGCCGCGTCGCCCAGCAGGAAGACGTTGCCCTGGCGCCAACGCGCCGCGTTGAGGCAGTGGAACGTGTAGACCGAGGCACGCTCGATGCGCACGCGCTTGGGGTCCACGTACGGCGCGATGAGCTCGGAGATGGTCTCCGACTTCTCCAGGTGCTCGCGCGTCTCGCCGGGCATCATCATGAACTCCCAGCGAATCTGGTTCACCGCGCCGGTGGCCACGAAGGCCGGACGCTTCGGGTCGCACACGAAGCGGCAGATTTCCGGCACCTCCCCTTCCACCACGGTGCCGGACACCGCCAGCCAGGGCTCGCCATAGGCCCGCCCCGACATCGAGATGCCCAGCGCCTTGCGCACGGTGCTGCGCGCGCCGTCACACGCCAGCAGGTACTTCGCGCGGACGGAGCGCTGCTCGCCCGTGAACGAGTCGTGGTAGCGCACCGTCACCCCGTCGGAGTCCTGCACCACGGCCTCCACGCTCACGCCCTTGCGCAGCTCCACGTGCTCGAAGCGGTTGAGCCCGTCGCGCAGCGCGCCCTCCAGCAGCGGCTGGTGGAAGAACCACAGCGGCGTGTGGCCGAAGCCGAAGTCCGTCTCGCCGGTGTGAATCTCCGCGAAGCGCTTGCCCGTGCCGCCCACGTACTCCGCGAAACGGCTTTCCCGCATGTCGCTTTGCAACAAATCCAACAGTCCGGTGGACTGGTAGATGCGCAGGCCCTCGTCGTCGCACGAGAAGGCCCGGGGCTCGCCGTGCGGCGCCACGTCCCGCTCCAGCAGCAAGGTGCGCACACCCATGAGACCCAGCAGGTTGCCCGTCAACGCGCCCACCGGACCACACCCGCTGATGATGACGTCCACCTGCGTGTCCGTCTGCTGACTGTCACAACCCATGGATGCCTCCCGGGGCAATGTCTGGCATTTTTAATAACGAATCAGGTGTGACCACGGTGTGACGGGTCCGGAAGCCTGGATCAGCATCCGCTCAGAGCGGCGAGCTGCCGTGTGACGGAAAAACCACACGCAAAAATTGTCACTGCTGGGGCAATCCCTACCCGTTACGGAGGTTTTCGGCGGACGTGTTACCTTAGAGCCCCGCCCATGCGAGGAATCCCGGAGGACATGGCAGCCGACGGCCTGGTAAATACACAACGCTTTCGCCTGGAACTCTTGGGCGAAGCCCGGCTCCGGGTCGGCGACACACGCATCCCGCTGGAGCGGCGGACCGCGGCGGTGCTCGCATGGTTGGCATTGGAAGGCCCTCACCCGAAGTACCGTCTGGCCGGACTCCTGTGGGCGGAGTCCGGGGAGGCGACCGCGCGCAACAACATGCGCCAGCTGCTGCGCCGGCTGCGGCTCGCCTGCGGCGCGGAGCTGGTCCAG
The Myxococcus virescens DNA segment above includes these coding regions:
- a CDS encoding TetR/AcrR family transcriptional regulator; amino-acid sequence: MSTSPRSRLRATDARLPPTAAAPPEGTRRRILETALQLFASRGYHDTSIRDLASALELRPSALYAHFAAKDHVLAELVRIGHEAHFEALETAFQGAKPTPADQVRALVHAHTRVHAEHPQLALVVNEEFYALSLELAAPAQALRDKANAMLLDAIQRGMAQGQFSPLHPHITAAAIVGMGSRIPHWFEPGGPIAVETLAKTHAELALRMLGSVSGA
- a CDS encoding outer membrane beta-barrel protein, yielding MTTRMLSKLTALSLTLSAPAFASADDVEQAQEDRGFALGLRAGYGVPLGHAAGSELGETPKMSEVFKSAIPLQVEAGYFFNSNVYLGAYFQYAPVLLAEDCESDVSCSADQMRFGINASYHFRAGEKLRPWMGLGIGYEMLNLKVSSSEAGVEATIGTGVRGIEFAALQAGADYRINDTFSIGPYLSLAAGVYQSSTSSMEMKNVPIIGDVSESESESIDNKTVHAWLSGGVRAQFRF
- a CDS encoding transglycosylase SLT domain-containing protein, whose translation is MSAALRELASLYLTQALLLAVAPPLAWLALTLLSRLGRPLSARQSLKVARGVLLLALVLPLLAAAVHALVPTGPRFTFERSVARHAGRLPAPLWEPRPVAEPARARESAPALPPVLPAAALALLVGGGAFITRALVRHARLLRQLESLPRVRGVGRVAVVLGGAGMPAFSAWFPRAGRQPSAWVVVPPALLEDAESFRLTVLHELQHHRQRDTHWAFARLVLTGAFFWHPGAYALSRWMASLQELACDEALVATGRAQAQAYARCLLQAALSVRPESPLPAGVTGMSHPTTRRIQMLFQPRPARAQGVSVLLAALCLVLVPLAALSQGVAQGRAVTLAEAQALARSSQPEGDLPVVVDAHVLARLNALTGSEKGRAFMKRALANLVTQREALSAPLRDKGLPEGLLAVAVVESAATNMPETDGRPSLAPGLRGAGVWMFIPETARRYGLEVSEARDERLDVARESQAAAALLSDLHARYGDWRLALAAYNQGSEKVDAALTAGGSRDVTALIGAGHLNDYAATVQAGLLILRNPHLLD
- a CDS encoding BlaI/MecI/CopY family transcriptional regulator — encoded protein: MTRKPEPEVAPRPLTPVELELMHIVWRLGEVSVADVLAALPPERALAYTSVSTVLRILEQKGVVHSRKQGRGHLYSAVLPRDAYEAQSVRHLVETVFDGTPSALVARLVEAVPLSASDVDQLRKLLDAKGRKP
- a CDS encoding bifunctional 3-(3-hydroxy-phenyl)propionate/3-hydroxycinnamic acid hydroxylase, with amino-acid sequence MGCDSQQTDTQVDVIISGCGPVGALTGNLLGLMGVRTLLLERDVAPHGEPRAFSCDDEGLRIYQSTGLLDLLQSDMRESRFAEYVGGTGKRFAEIHTGETDFGFGHTPLWFFHQPLLEGALRDGLNRFEHVELRKGVSVEAVVQDSDGVTVRYHDSFTGEQRSVRAKYLLACDGARSTVRKALGISMSGRAYGEPWLAVSGTVVEGEVPEICRFVCDPKRPAFVATGAVNQIRWEFMMMPGETREHLEKSETISELIAPYVDPKRVRIERASVYTFHCLNAARWRQGNVFLLGDAAHTMPPFMGQGLVSGMRDASNLAWKLKRVLHGQSSASLLDTYEQERRPHVEAVQKLCVRVGHLFLARNPLVASARDALLRTLQRIPRVRKFIEGFEFKEAPAHASGYYFGDKGEYFIQPRVKLPSGEEVLLDDTLGNEFTVLCRGNAPSAELEAARALAESLGGRMMTFHPPAEAVDEASEEAPAVVDVTGKLADWFSKHAADVVVLRPDRFVYGAVRSRRLPELREALGV